The DNA window TATACAGCGGCGGTTACGTGTATAATCCCGATACCCTTGTGTATACTTATGTGATGGCCGTCTCAAAAACGACCGACGCTGGCACGACTTGGCACCGTGATACCCTGACCACGACTTACGGCATGTGCTACGCGCTCAGGGTCGACCGCACGAATTCCAATATCGTTTACGCGGGCGGCTACAACGGGACGTTGTACAAGAGCACGAATGCCGGAAGCACATGGTTCTTGTCGAACACCGGGTTGAGCGGAACTATCAATGATATTAGGATCGGTTCGACCAAGGCCAACACCATCTATGCCGGTTCATCGTCCGGCGTATTCAAATCTACCAACGCCGGTTCGAGCTGGACCAATACTGGGTGCACGAACGTGTATGACGTCATGATCAATCCGACCAATGAGAACGAGATCTATGCGGCGACCTATACCGGTGTGTACAAGAGCACGACCGGCGGCGGCGGCTGGACACTGATGAATACCGGTCTTGTGAACGTCAATACGACATCACTGGGCATTTATGCTAATAACTACTTGTTTGTCGGCACCGACGGTGGCGGCATGTCTCGATGGAACATCATGGTTGGCGCTGAAGAGCAGAAGACGACCGGGTTTAAGACCATGTTCACGGCCAAACCCAATCCTTCAGATGGCTGGACCAGGATCTCATACCAGGTCACGCAAACAGGAAACGTTAACCTGGCGATTTACGATATCCAGGGGCGGCTTGTTAAAATGCTCGTCAATACAAACCAGGCGCCAGGCACATACAGTGCGGTCTGGAACGGGATCGATGAA is part of the bacterium genome and encodes:
- a CDS encoding T9SS type A sorting domain-containing protein — encoded protein: MSTDGGSVWSAALESYYTDGGALVMDPNNSSVLYSGGYVYNPDTLVYTYVMAVSKTTDAGTTWHRDTLTTTYGMCYALRVDRTNSNIVYAGGYNGTLYKSTNAGSTWFLSNTGLSGTINDIRIGSTKANTIYAGSSSGVFKSTNAGSSWTNTGCTNVYDVMINPTNENEIYAATYTGVYKSTTGGGGWTLMNTGLVNVNTTSLGIYANNYLFVGTDGGGMSRWNIMVGAEEQKTTGFKTMFTAKPNPSDGWTRISYQVTQTGNVNLAIYDIQGRLVKMLVNTNQAPGTYSAVWNGIDEQSNRVASGVYFCRLDAGDEQMIQKLILAR